A region of Streptomyces sp. NBC_01267 DNA encodes the following proteins:
- a CDS encoding LysR family transcriptional regulator codes for MIEARHLRVLRAVATTGSFSAAARELGCTQPAVSQQMKALEASSGTTLLIRTGREMRLTQAGEALVRHAAGILAGLTAAEEEVAAIAGLRAGRVRLVSFPSGSSTLVPTALAALRAAHPGTRVSLVEAEPPRSVDLLRDGDCDVALAFRYGPATDEWDDLVVRPLLTDRMVGLVPEGHRLADADTITVGDLAEESWIAGCPRCRRQLVEVCEGAGFTPRIDFATDDYPAVIGLVGAGLGVAVLPELAIESVRPKGARTVSVEPAVQREIVALTLPDLAQVPAVAATLDRLAQAATR; via the coding sequence ATGATCGAGGCCCGTCACCTCCGTGTCCTGCGCGCCGTCGCCACCACCGGCTCCTTCTCCGCCGCCGCGCGGGAACTGGGCTGCACCCAGCCCGCGGTCAGTCAGCAGATGAAGGCGCTGGAGGCCTCGTCGGGTACGACGCTGCTGATCCGTACGGGCCGCGAAATGCGCCTGACCCAGGCCGGTGAGGCCCTGGTGCGCCACGCGGCGGGCATCCTCGCCGGGCTGACCGCCGCGGAGGAGGAGGTCGCCGCCATCGCCGGACTGCGCGCGGGCCGCGTACGGCTGGTGTCGTTCCCCAGCGGCAGCTCGACGCTGGTGCCCACGGCCCTGGCCGCGCTGCGCGCCGCACACCCGGGTACCCGGGTCTCCCTGGTCGAGGCGGAGCCACCGCGCTCGGTCGACCTGCTGCGCGACGGCGACTGCGACGTCGCACTCGCCTTCCGCTACGGGCCCGCCACGGACGAGTGGGACGACCTGGTCGTGCGCCCGCTGCTCACCGACCGCATGGTCGGACTGGTCCCGGAGGGGCACCGGCTGGCCGATGCGGACACGATCACCGTCGGCGATCTCGCCGAGGAGTCCTGGATCGCGGGCTGCCCGCGGTGCCGCCGCCAGCTGGTGGAGGTCTGCGAGGGCGCCGGCTTCACGCCCCGCATCGACTTCGCGACCGACGACTATCCGGCGGTGATCGGCCTGGTCGGCGCGGGCCTCGGGGTCGCGGTGCTGCCGGAACTGGCGATCGAGTCGGTGCGTCCGAAGGGCGCCAGGACGGTGTCGGTGGAACCGGCCGTACAGCGCGAGATCGTCGCGCTGACCCTGCCCGACCTGGCACAGGTGCCCGCGGTGGCGGCGACCCTGGACCGGCTCGCCCAGGCCGCCACCCGCTGA
- a CDS encoding WhiB family transcriptional regulator, whose translation MADFSRLPGPNADLWDWQLLAACRGVDSSLFFHPEGERGAARSARETSAKEVCMRCPVRAECAAHALAVREPYGVWGGLTEDEREELMGRARNRLITAATPNGPGPA comes from the coding sequence ATGGCAGATTTCTCCCGCCTTCCCGGACCCAACGCCGATCTATGGGACTGGCAGCTCCTCGCGGCCTGCCGTGGGGTGGACAGCTCGCTCTTCTTCCACCCGGAGGGCGAACGAGGTGCGGCGCGAAGCGCCCGCGAGACCTCGGCGAAGGAGGTGTGCATGCGCTGCCCGGTCCGTGCCGAGTGCGCCGCGCACGCGCTCGCCGTGCGCGAGCCGTACGGAGTGTGGGGTGGGCTGACCGAGGACGAACGCGAGGAGCTCATGGGCCGGGCCCGCAACCGGCTGATCACCGCCGCCACACCCAACGGCCCCGGCCCCGCTTGA
- a CDS encoding response regulator transcription factor, producing MTSVLVCDDSPLAREALRRAVATVPGVERVTTAANGEEVLRRWGADRSDLILMDVRMPGLGGVETVRRLLSADPGARIIMLTVAEDLDGVALAVAAGARGYLHKDASRAELRATVTQALADPTWRLAPRRLRSAEMGAAPTLTAREIQVLEGMSHGRSNAEIGRELFLSEDTVKTHARRLFKKLGASDRAHAVALGFRWGLVR from the coding sequence ATGACATCCGTCCTCGTCTGCGACGATTCCCCGCTTGCCCGAGAAGCGCTCCGTCGGGCGGTCGCGACCGTGCCCGGCGTCGAGCGTGTGACCACGGCGGCCAACGGCGAGGAAGTTCTTCGCCGCTGGGGTGCCGACCGTTCGGACCTGATTCTGATGGACGTACGCATGCCCGGTCTGGGCGGCGTCGAGACGGTGCGGCGGCTGCTCTCCGCGGACCCCGGTGCCCGGATCATCATGCTGACCGTTGCCGAGGACCTGGACGGTGTCGCGCTGGCGGTCGCCGCCGGTGCCCGCGGCTATCTGCACAAGGACGCCTCGCGCGCCGAACTGCGGGCGACGGTCACGCAGGCGCTCGCCGATCCGACCTGGCGGCTCGCCCCGCGGCGGCTGCGTTCGGCCGAGATGGGCGCGGCACCCACGCTCACCGCGCGGGAGATCCAGGTGCTCGAAGGGATGAGCCACGGCCGGTCGAATGCGGAGATCGGCCGCGAACTCTTCCTCTCCGAGGACACGGTGAAGACGCACGCCAGGAGGCTCTTCAAGAAGCTCGGAGCGTCGGACCGCGCCCACGCGGTGGCGCTCGGTTTCCGATGGGGCCTGGTTCGTTAG
- a CDS encoding sigma-70 family RNA polymerase sigma factor produces MRDDEAANAHGAIGALVHLAVDGDQQATHDLLAHVHPLALRYCRTRLNRLPGDARHFVEDLAQEVCVAVLMALPRYKDTGRPFEAFVFAIATHKVADLQRAAMRHPGSTAVPSDEMPERPDDSLGPEERALLSSDAAWAKKLLANLPENQRELLVLRVAVGLTAEETGQLLGMSPGAVRVAQHRALSRLRALAEQ; encoded by the coding sequence ATGCGCGACGACGAGGCTGCGAATGCCCATGGGGCGATCGGTGCACTCGTTCACCTGGCCGTCGACGGCGACCAGCAGGCGACGCACGATCTGCTGGCCCATGTCCACCCACTGGCCCTGCGCTACTGCCGTACGCGGCTGAACCGGCTGCCCGGTGATGCCCGCCACTTCGTGGAGGACCTCGCGCAGGAGGTCTGTGTCGCCGTCCTGATGGCGCTGCCGCGCTACAAGGACACCGGCCGGCCCTTCGAGGCCTTCGTCTTTGCCATTGCCACGCACAAGGTCGCCGACCTCCAGCGGGCGGCCATGCGGCATCCGGGGTCGACGGCAGTGCCGTCCGACGAGATGCCGGAACGGCCCGACGATTCGCTCGGCCCCGAGGAGCGCGCGCTGCTCAGCAGCGATGCCGCCTGGGCCAAGAAGCTGCTCGCCAACCTCCCTGAGAACCAGCGGGAACTGCTCGTCCTGCGGGTCGCGGTCGGGCTGACCGCCGAGGAGACCGGGCAGCTGCTGGGCATGTCCCCGGGAGCGGTACGGGTCGCGCAGCACCGCGCGCTGAGCAGGCTGCGGGCGCTCGCCGAGCAGTAG